Proteins encoded in a region of the Quercus lobata isolate SW786 chromosome 8, ValleyOak3.0 Primary Assembly, whole genome shotgun sequence genome:
- the LOC115956057 gene encoding lipoyl synthase, mitochondrial: MQSRLRAITTITARTFSTSTTTTALPSEFPKTLDGLRARLARESPTLSDFVYSVEVGTKKKPLPKPKWMKEAVPGGEKYVQIKKKLRELKLHTVCEEARCPNLGECWSGGETGTATATIMILGDTCTRGCRFCNVKTSRTPPPPDPNEPGNVAEAIASWGLDYVVITSVDRDDLPDQGSGHFTETVQKLKALKPNMLIEALVPDFRGDPGCVEKVAKSGLDVFAHNIETVEELQNSVRDHRANFKQSLDVLVMAKDYAPAGTLTKTSIMLGCGETPEQVVRTMEKVRAAGVDVMTFGQYMRPSKRHMPVSEYITPEAFEKYQTLGTEMGFRYVASGPMVRSSYKAGEFYIKSMIESDRASSSQLPVS, from the exons ATGCAATCCAGATTGAGAGCCATAACCACCATAACCGCCAGAACCTTCTCGacctcaacaacaacaacagcgcTGCCCTCTGAATTCCCCAAAACCCTAGATGGCCTTCGGGCTCGGCTGGCTCGTGAATCTCCCACGCTATCGGACTTCGTGTACTCCGTCGAAGTCGGCACCAAGAAGAAACCCCTGCCCAAGCCTAAATGGATGAAGGAGGCCGTACCGGGAGGCGAAAAGTACGTCCAGATCAAGAAGAAGCTCCGTGAGCTCAAACTCCACACCGTTTGCGAAGAGGCCAGGTGTCCTAACCTCGGCGAATGCTGGTCTGGCGGCGAAACCGGCACCGCCACCGCCACTATCATGATCCTCGGCGATACCTGCACCCGCGGCTGCCG GTTTTGCAATGTGAAGACGTCACGGACACCTCCCCCGCCTGACCCGAATGAACCGGGGAATGTGGCAGAGGCAATTGCGTCGTGGGGTTTGGATTATGTGGTGATTACGAGTGTGGACCGGGATGATTTGCCTGACCAAGGGAGTGGGCATTTTACTGAGACAGTGCAGAAGTTGAAGGCATTGAAGCCGAATATGCTGATAGAAGCCTTGG TTCCTGATTTTCGAGGAGACCCTGGCTGTGTAGAGAAAGTTGCTAAATCAGGACTAGATGTCTTTGCTCATAATATTGAAACGGTTGAAGAGCTTCAGAATTCTGTACGTGATCACCGTGCTAATTTCAAGCAGTCGTTAGATGTTCTAGTGATGGCCAAGGACTATGCTCCTGCTGGAACACTTACCAAAACTTCAATAATGTTAGGCTGTGGAGAAACACCCGAGCAAGTTGTCAGAACTATGGAGAAGGTAAGAGCAGCAGGTGTGGATGTGATGACATTTGGTCAGTACATGAGACCATCAAAGCGCCATATGCCAGTGTCTGAATACATTACACCTGAGGCTTTTGAGAAGTATCAAACTCTTGGCACAGAAATG GGATTTCGATACGTTGCATCTGGTCCTATGGTTAGATCTTCATATAAAGCAGGTGAATTCTACATCAAATCCATGATTGAATCAGATCGGGCTAGTTCTTCACAGCTTCCTGTTTCTTGA
- the LOC115956040 gene encoding uncharacterized protein LOC115956040: protein MGCCLSTTKTPRDHHYKPGSTTHQRLPVNSPLPEPDLTHVRDNRDPPPPVEDEFESVKEVLSETPFVPKPQNPVPVEDEAEIEEEKKTQVAVETKGLINVLHKAQNEVSEASQISESFTLSTTTTATTITVTEKKEEDEATSKCSREARVPRKRPYTGDLAGRRERAAKSPARRAEPSPEKRRSQGRGMGDVRSRRLNMGTPAGVRRDSGEGSGRRSRSPATRTAGGVGRGGVGRSPGKGTGRAGSRTLDSGLQQQSSTSTTTTTDQGKEELNEGVSKEENESLDNPLVSLECFIFL from the coding sequence ATGGGTTGCTGTCTCAGCACCACCAAAACCCCCCGGGACCACCACTACAAACCCGGCTCCACAACCCACCAGAGGCTTCCGGTGAACTCTCCGTTGCCTGAACCCGATCTGACCCATGTCAGGGACAACAGAGATCCACCACCACCGGTAGAAGATGAATTCGAGTCCGTCAAAGAGGTCCTCTCTGAAACACCCTTTGTTCCCAAACCGCAAAACCCAGTGCCAGTTGAAGATGAAGCAGAaatagaagaagagaagaagaccCAAGTGGCCGTTGAAACAAAGGGTCTGATCAATGTGCTTCACAAAGCTCAGAACGAGGTCTCTGAAGCTTCTCAGATATCAGAGAGCTTCACATTATCGACAACCACCACTGCTACTACCATTACTGTTActgagaagaaggaagaagacgAAGCAACCAGTAAATGTAGCAGAGAAGCGAGGGTACCCAGAAAGCGTCCTTACACCGGCGATCTCGCCGGAAGGAGAGAGCGTGCAGCCAAGTCTCCGGCGAGGAGAGCAGAGCCGTCGCCGGAGAAGAGAAGGTCTCAGGGAAGGGGAATGGGTGACGTCAGGAGCAGGAGGCTTAACATGGGGACCCCAGCCGGAGTCCGGCGAGATTCAGGCGAGGGATCTGGTCGGCGGTCGAGGTCACCGGCTACCAGGACAGCCGGTGGAGTTGGAAGGGGTGGAGTGGGGAGAAGTCCAGGGAAGGGGACTGGAAGAGCCGGTAGCCGGACACTGGACTCTGGGTTGCAGCAGCAGAGTAGCACTAGTACTACCACTACTACTGATCAGGGTAAAGAGGAATTAAACGAAGGCGTTTCGAAGGAGGAAAATGAATCTCTTGACAACCCACTTGTTTCGTTAGAGTGCTTCATCTTTCTGTAG